A genomic region of Lagopus muta isolate bLagMut1 chromosome 19, bLagMut1 primary, whole genome shotgun sequence contains the following coding sequences:
- the BRD3 gene encoding bromodomain-containing protein 3 — protein MSTVTSAIQAPQGPVNPPPPEVTNPNKPGRKTNQLQYMQNVVVKTLWKHQFAWPFYQPVDAIKLNLPDYHKIIKNPMDMGTIKKRLEHNYYWSASECMQDFNTMFTNCYIYNKPTDDIVLMAQALEKIFLQKVAQMPQEEVELLPPVPKGKGRKPSVGSQSAGAQQAVAVSSVSPPAPFQSVPPAVSQTPVIAATPVPTITANVPPVTAPPAAAPPPPAAPIMPVVPPTPPVVKKKGVKRKADTTTPTTSVITASRSESPTPLSDPKQAKIIARRESGGRPIKPPKKDLEDGEVPQHAGKKGKLSEHLKYCDSILKEMLSKKHAAYAWPFYKPVDAEALELHDYHDIIKHPMDLSTVKKKMDSREYQDAQGFAADIRLMFSNCYKYNPPDHEVVAMARKLQDVFEMRFAKMPDEPAEAPPPPPPTAPVVSKSTESSHSSEESSSDSDSSDSEEERATRLAELQEQLKAVHEQLAALSQAPVNKPKKKKEKKEKEKKKKDKEKEKEKHKVKAEEEKKPKVAQPPKQTQQKKAPAKKANSTTTASRQPKKGGKQASATYDSDEEEEGLPMTYDEKRQLSLDINRLPGEKLGRVVHIIQSREPSLRDSNPDEIEIDFETLKPTTLRELERYVKSCLQKKQRKPFSASGKKQAAKSKEELAQEKKKELEKRLQDVSGQLNNNKKPAKKEKSGSAPSGGPSRLSSSSSSESGSSSSSGSSSDSSDSE, from the exons ATGTCGACAGTCACTTCAGCAATTCAGGCTCCTCAGGGCCCtgtgaatccaccacctccagAGGTCACTAATCCTAATAAGCCTGGCCGGAAGACCAACCAATTGCAGTATATGCAAAATGTTGTTGTAAAGACCTTATGGAAACATCAGTTTGCTTGGCCTTTCTACCAACCTGTTGATGCAATTAAATTGAATTTACCG GATTatcacaaaataataaaaaaccccATGGACATGGGGACTATCAAGAAACGCCTGGAACATAACTATTACTGGAGTGCCAGTGAATGTATGCAGGATTTCAACACCATGTTTACAAATTGTTATATTTATAACAAG cccacagaTGACATCGTCCTTATGGCCCAAGCCCTTGAGAAGATATTTCTGCAGAAGGTTGCTCAGATGCCTCAGGAGGAAGTCGAGTTATTACCCCCAGTTCCTAAAGGCAAAGGTCGTAAACCATCGGTGGGCTCACAGAGTGCAG GAGCACAGCAAGCAGTGGCCGTGTCTTCTGTCTCCCCGCCGGCCCCGTTCCAGAGCGTCCCTCCAGCCGTGTCTCAGACGCCCGTCATCGCTGCCACCCCTGTGCCAACCATCACTGCTAATGTCCCACCTGTCACTGCCCCACCTGCCgctgctccccctcctcctgctgctccaatAATGCCCGTGGTTCCTCCTACGCCGCCGGTAGTCAAG aaaaagggaGTGAAGCGGAAAGCGGACACGACCACCCCCACCACCTCTGTGATCACTGCCAGCAGGAGCGAGTCCCCCACGCCCCTCTCAGACCCCAAACAGGCCAAAATCATCGCACGGAGGGAGAGCGGCGGCCGGCCCATCAAACCACCAAAGAAAGACCTTGAGGACGGAGAGGTCCCCCAGCATGCGGGGAAGAAGGGCAAACTGTCTGagcacctcaagtactgtgaCAGCATTCTCAAGGAGATGCTTTCCAAGAAGCATGCGGCCTACGCATGGCCCTTTTACAAGCCCGTGGATGCAGAGGCCTTGGAATTACATGACTATCACGATATTATCAAACACCCCATGGATCTCAGTACTGTTAAA AAAAAGATGGACAGTCGGGAATACCAGGATGCACAAGGTTTTGCAGCAGATATTCGGTTAATGTTCTCTAATTGTTACAAGTACAATCCTCCAGACCACGAAGTGGTAGCCATGGCCAGGAAGCTCCAG GATGTCTTTGAGATGAGGTTTGCAAAGATGCCTGATGAGCCTGCAGAggcccctcctcctcctcctccaacaGCACCAGTTGTGAGcaaaagcacagagagcagTCACAGCAGTGAGGAGAGCTCTTCTGACTCAGACAGCTCAGACTCGGAAGAAGAGCGAGCCACTCGGCTGGCGGAGCTCCAGGAGCAG CTAAAGGCAGTCCATGAGCAGCTAGCTGCGTTGTCCCAAGCGCCAGTgaacaaaccaaagaaaaaaaaagagaagaaggaaaaagagaagaaaaagaaagacaaagagaaggaaaaggaaaagcacaaagtaaaagctgaggaggagaagaagcCTAAGGTGGCTCAACCACCAAAGCAAACCCAGCAGAAGAAAGCCCCAGCTAAAAAGGCAAACAGTACGACCACAGCTAGCAG GCAGCccaagaaaggaggaaaacaggcaTCTGCAACCTATGATTcggatgaggaggaggaaggcctGCCCATGACCTATGATGAGAAACGACAGCTCAGCTTGGACATCAACCGCCTGCCTGGGGAGAAGCTGGGCAGAGTGGTGCACATCATCCAGTCACGAGAACCTTCCCTCAGGGACTCCAATCCTGATGAGATAGAAATAGATTTTGAAACCTTGAAGCCCACAACTTTGCGAGAACTGGAGAGATACGTGAAATCTTGTttacagaaaaaacaaaggaaaccaTTTT CTGCAAGTgggaaaaagcaagcagcaaagtCTAAAGAGGAGTTAgctcaggaaaagaagaaagaactaGAAAAACGGCTACAGGATGTCAGTGGGCAgttaaacaacaacaagaaaccTGCAAAGAAAG AGAAATCTGGCTCTGCTCCCTCTGGGGGCCCTTCCcggctcagcagcagcagctcctccgagtcaggcagcagcagctccagcggCTCCAGCTCAGACAGCAGCGATTCAGAATGA